Proteins encoded together in one Ipomoea triloba cultivar NCNSP0323 chromosome 4, ASM357664v1 window:
- the LOC116017868 gene encoding COP9 signalosome complex subunit 1-like, translating into MEAEDDQFGSMMEEIHSNGGVDDSSRHRPIISGEQLDIEAYDALYSGRTKIMRLLFIADRCNNASMQLEALRMAYDEIKKGENTQLFREVVQKINGRLGPNYGPDAAWTDSVDRRAEQRKEKLENELNAYRTNLIKESIRMGYNDFGDFYYAHGQLGEAFKNYVRTRDYCTTAKHIIHMCLNAILVSIEMGQFTHVTSYVSKAEQSQDALDPITTAKLRCAAGLAHLEAKKYKLAARKFLEVGQDLANNYTEVIAPQDVATYGGLCALASFDRVELKSKVIDNINFRNFLELVPEVRELIQDFYTSHYASCLEYLGNLKANLLLDIHLHDHVETLYNQIRNKALIQYTHPFVSVDLNMMANAFKTTVTGLEKELESLITDNQIQARIDSHNKILYARHADQRNATFQRVLQTGGEFDRDVRAMLLRANLLKHEYNARSSRKHGNI; encoded by the exons ATGGAAGCTGAAGACGATCAGTTCGGATCGATGATGGAAGAGATCCACTCGAACGGCGGCGTCGACGACTCTAGTCGCCACCGGCCGATTATAAGCGGCGAACAGCTCGACATCGAGGCGTACGATGCCCTATACAGTGGCCGAACCAAAATCATGCGGCTGCTCTTCATCGCTGATAGATGCAACAACGCTTCGATGCAGTTGGAGGCTTTAAGGATGGCGTATGATGAGATTAAGAAGGGAGAGAACACGCAGTTGTTCCGAGAGGTTGTTCAGAAGATTAACGGACGTTTGGGACCTAATTACGGGCCGGACGCTGCTTGGACTGATTCAGTAGATCGCCGAGCAGAGCAAAGGAAGGAGAAGCTCGAAAATGAGCTCAATGCTTATAGG ACAAATTTGATCAAAGAGAGCATAAGGATGGGATACAATGATTTTGGAGATTTTTATTATGCCCACGGTCAGCTTGGTGAAGCTTTCAAGAATTATGTTCGTACACGGGATTATTGCACAACAGCAAAGCATATAATCCATATGTGCTTGAATGCAATTCTAGTTAGCATTGAGATGGGTCAATTCACACATGTTACAAGCTATGTTAGCAAAGCGGAACAAAGCCAAGATGCCTTAGACCCTATTACCACTGCTAAACTTCGTTGCGCTGCAGGATTGGCACACTTAGAGGCCAAAAAGTATAAGCTCGCTGCTCGGAAG TTTTTGGAGGTTGGCCAAGACTTAGCGAATAATTACACGGAAGTAATTGCACCCCAAGATGTTGCGACATATGGTGGCCTTTGTGCACTTGCAAGTTTTGACCGAGTGGAACTGAAG AGCAAAGTTATAGACAACATTAACTTCAGGAATTTTTTAGAGTTGGTACCTGAGGTGCGGGAACTTATCCAAGATTTCTACACAAG TCATTATGCTTCATGTCTTGAGTACTTAGGAAACCTGAAAGCGAACCTATTGCTCGACATCCATTTACATGACCATGTCGAGACACTGTATAATCAAATCCGTAACAAAGCTCTCATACAGTACACGCATCCCTTTGTCTCTGTTGATCTGAACATGATGGCCAATGCGTTTAAGACAACTGTTACAGGGTTAGAGAAGGAACTTGAATCCTTAATTACAGACAACCAGATACAG GCTCGAATTGATTCCCACAACAAGATCCTTTATGCACGGCATGCAGATCAGAGAAATGCAACCTTCCAAAGGGTTCTGCAGACCGGTGGTGAATTTGATCGAGACGTGAGAGCCATGCTTTTGAGAGCCAACCTTCTGAAGCACGAGTACAATGCCAGATCATCAAGGAAACATGGAAACATATAA
- the LOC116017236 gene encoding probable methyltransferase PMT13, protein MGHLSIHSSKRKQRRWRLLDLVSAAIFAAVFVFFLLLLTPLGDSLAASGRQTLLGSSEGAQQRRRLAALIEAGHEPAPIEVCPADFSDFLPCEDPRTIKGSHCPVHEDSPLCLIPLPEGYRLPVQWPESLHKIWHDNVPYNKIANRKVFRGLMKKEGSYITFSDGGAMFPDGAKQYIEKLKQYIPMAGGVLRTVLDMGSGVGSFGGFLLAEDMLTLSFAPKDSSKQHIQFALERGVPAFAATLGNYRLPFSAFSFDLVHCYQCSIPFTAHNATYFVEVDRLLRPGAYLVISGPPVQWAKQDKEWADLQAAARSLCYELIAVDGNTAIWKKPNGDSCLPNQNEFGLELCDDSDEPSVAWYVKLKKCVSKTSSVKGNYAIGKIPIWPKRLTKASSRATALKYGLDVFEADNRRWARRVAYYKNTLNLKLGTPAIRNVMDMNAFLGGFAAALSSDPVWVMNVIPARKTWTLDVIYDRGLIGVYHNWCEPFSTYPRSYDLIHVSAIQSLTKDPSFGKSRCNLVDLMVEIDRMLRPQGTVVIRDSPHVIESVERIARVVRWTASVHEDEPGSHGAEKILVATKKLWTPSSISS, encoded by the exons ATGGGTCATTTGAGTATACATTCGTCGAAGCGGAAGCAGCGGCGATGGCGGCTACTGGACTTGGTGTCGGCGGCGATATTCGCCGCCGTCTTcgttttcttcctcctcctatTAACGCCGCTGGGAGATTCCCTCGCGGCGTCGGGGCGGCAGACGCTGCTCGGCTCATCGGAGGGCGCGCAGCAGCGCAGGCGCCTCGCGGCGCTCATAGAGGCGGGGCACGAGCCCGCCCCGATCGAGGTCTGTCCGGCCGATTTTTCCGACTTCCTGCCCTGCGAGGACCCTAGGACCATCAAGGGAAGTCATTGCCCCGTACATGAAGACTCCCCGCTCTGCTTGATTCCCCTGCCTGAGGGATACCGACTCCCCGTTCAGTGGCCGGAGAGTTTGCACAAG ATATGGCATGACAATGTGCCTTATAATAAAATAGCCAACAGGAAAGTCTTTCGAGGATTGATGAAAAAAGAAGGTTCATACATTACCTTTTCTGATGGTGGCGCTATGTTCCCAGATGGAGCAAAGCAGTATATTGAGAAACTCAAGCAATATATTCCCATGGCTGGTGGAGTTCTGAGGACAGTTCTTGATATGGGATCTGGG GTTGGGAGCTTTGGTGGTTTCCTACTTGCTGAAGACATGCTAACCCTTTCTTTTGCTCCAAAAGATTCGAGCAAACAACATATACAATTTGCTTTAGAACGAGGAGTACCGGCATTTGCTGCTACACTAGGGAATTACAGACTTCCATTTTCTGCTTTTTCATTTGATTTGGTGCATTGTTATCAATGCTCGATTCCTTTTACAGCACATA ATGCAACATACTTTGTTGAAGTTGATCGGTTACTACGACCAGGAGCCTACCTTGTCATTTCTGGTCCTCCTGTACAGTGGGCTAAACAAGATAAGGAATGGGCGGATCTCCAAGCTGCGGCCAGATCATTGTGTTATGAGCTGATTGCCGTGGATGGTAACACTGCCATCTGGAAGAAGCCTAATGGGGATTCATGTCTTCCAAACCAAAATGAATTTGGGCTTGAATTGTGTGATGACTCTGATGAACCAAGTGTCGCATG GTACGTCAAGCTTAAAAAATGTGTCAGCAAGACATCTTCTGTGAAAGGAAATTATGCTATTGGGAAAATTCCAATATGGCCAAAGAGGCTGACAAAAGCTTCTTCAAGGGCCACTGCATTAAAATATGGATTGGATGTTTTTGAAGCTGACAATAGAAGATGGGCAAGGAGAGTGGCATActataagaacacattgaacTTGAAACTAGGAACTCCAGCCATACGAAATGTCATGGACATGAATGCGTTTTTGGGAGGCTTTGCTGCAGCATTATCTTCAGATCCTGTTTGGGTGATGAATGTAATTCCTGCTCGTAAGACTTGGACACTTGATGTCATCTATGATAGAGGCCTTATTGGGGTTTACCATAATTG GTGTGAACCTTTCTCTACTTACCCTCGGAGTTATGATCTAATTCATGTATCTGCTATTCAGTCTCTTACAAAGGATCCTAGTTTTGGCAAGAGCAG GTGTAACCTTGTTGATTTGATGGTGGAGATCGATAGAATGTTACGGCCACAAGGAACTGTTGTGATTCGGGATTCACCCCATGTGATAGAAAGTGTAGAACGAATTGCCCGAGTTGTAAGATGGACAGCAAGCGTTCATGAGGACGAACCCGGGTCACATGGAGCTGAGAAAATCCTGGTAGCGACAAAGAAACTCTGGACGCCATCTTCCATATCCAGCTGA
- the LOC116016479 gene encoding homeobox-leucine zipper protein ANTHOCYANINLESS 2-like: protein MNFGGFLDNSFAGGFGGGGGGAMPSGPVAHPCLVPQSLAKSMFNSPGLSLALQTGMEGQGEVARIGESFEANNNGGHNGSGRRSREEEPESRSGSDNLEGVSGDDQDAADDKPPRKKRYHRHTPQQIQELEALFKECPHPDEKQRLELSKRLCLDIRQVKFWFQNRRTQMKTQLERHENSILRQENDKLRAENMAIREALRNPICNNCGAPAMIGEISLEEQHLRIENVRLKDELDRVCALAGKFLGRPVSSLTTSMAPPLPNSSLELGVGSNGFGELSVVPTTTLPLAPPDFGVGISSALPVVQPTRHVNGGIEKSLERSMYLELALAAMDELVKMAQADEPLWVRSMEEGREILNQEQYVKTFTPCIGLRPNGFVSEASRETGMVIINSMALVETLMDSNKWAEMFPCLIARTSTTDVIASGMGGTRNGALQLMHAELQVLSPLVPVREVNFLRFCKQHAEGVWAVVDVSIDTIRETSGAPVFPNSRRLPSGCVVQDMPNGYSKVTWVEHAEYEESVVHQLYRQMISAGMGFGAQRWVATLQRQCECLAILMSSTLPTRDHTAITPSGRRSMLKLAQRMTNNFCAGVCASTVHKWNKLCTGNVDEDVRVMTRKSVDDPGEPPGIVLSAATSVWLPISPGRLFDFLRDERLRSEWDILSNGGPMQEMAHIAKGQDHGNCVSLLRASAINANQSSMLILQETCIDAAGSLVVYAPVDIPAMHVVMNGGDSAYVALLPSGFAIVPDGPACRGPTAENAAVPEHRPAGGSLLTVAFQILVNSLPTAKLTVESVETVNNLISCTVQKIKAALHCES from the exons ATGAATTTTGGAGGGTTTCTGGATAATAGCTTTGCTGGTGGTTttggtggcggcggcggcggcgcaaTGCCTAGTGGTCCGGTGGCTCATCCTTGCCTTGTTCCTCAGTCTCTTGCTAAGTCCATGTTCAACTCTCCAGGACTCTCTCTAGCCCTC CAAACCGGTATGGAGGGCCAAGGAGAAGTGGCAAGGATAGGTGAGAGCTTTGAAGCTAATAACAATGGCGGCCATAACGGCAGTGGGAGAAGAAGCCGTGAAGAAGAGCCTGAGAGCAGATCTGGAAGTGACAACTTGGAGGGCGTTTCTGGGGATGATCAAGATGCTGCCGACGATAAGCCTCCCAGGAAGAAAAGATACCACCGACACACCCCTCAGCAAATCCAAGAACTCGAGGC tttgtTTAAGGAGTGTCCCCATCCAGATGAGAAACAAAGGTTGGAGCTAAGCAAAAGGCTTTGCTTGGATATTAGGCAGGTTAAGTTTTGGTTCCAGAATAGAAGAACACAGATgaag ACACAACTGGAACGCCATGAGAATTCGATATTGAGGCAAGAGAATGACAAGCTTAGAGCGGAGAACATGGCGATTAGGGAGGCTTTAAGGAACCCGATTTGCAACAACTGTGGTGCTCCGGCGATGATTGGGGAGATTTCGTTGGAAGAGCAGCATCTCCGGATTGAGAATGTGAGGCTCAAGGATGAGCTAGACCGGGTTTGCGCCCTAGCTGGGAAGTTCCTAGGCCGGCCCGTTTCGTCTTTAACCACTTCCATGGCTCCTCCGTTGCCCAATTCGAGCTTGGAGCTTGGAGTTGGGAGCAACGGTTTTGGGGAGCTGAGTGTGGTTCCCACGACCACGCTGCCCTTAGCTCCGCCTGATTTTGGCGTTGGGATTTCAAGCGCACTGCCTGTGGTGCAACCGACTAGGCATGTCAATGGGGGGATCGAGAAATCGTTGGAAAGATCTATGTACTTGGAGCTCGCTTTGGCTGCCATGGATGAATTGGTTAAGATGGCTCAGGCTGATGAGCCTCTCTGGGTGAGAAGCATGGAAGAGGGTAGGGAAATTCTCAATCAAGAACAGTATGTCAAGACTTTTACTCCTTGCATTGGTTTGAGACCCAATGGTTTTGTCTCTGAGGCTTCTAGGGAGACAGGCATGGTGATTATCAACAGTATGGCTCTTGTGGAGACACTAATGGATTCT AACAAGTGGGCTGAAATGTTTCCTTGTCTTATCGCTAGAACATCGACAACAGATGTGATTGCAAGTGGCATGGGAGGAACCAGGAATGGTGCACTTCAGCTG ATGCACGCAGAACTCCAAGTTTTATCCCCGTTAGTTCCAGTTCGCGAGGTGAATTTCCTCCGCTTCTGTAAGCAGCACGCAGAAGGAGTTTGGGCTGTCGTCGATGTGTCGATCGACACCATCCGCGAAACATCTGGTGCGCCCGTGTTTCCCAACAGCCGTAGGCTCCCTTCTGGCTGCGTAGTACAAGATATGCCCAATGGGTACTCCAAA GTTACGTGGGTAGAACACGCAGAATATGAGGAGAGTGTAGTTCACCAGCTCTACCGACAGATGATAAGTGCGGGCATGGGGTTCGGCGCACAGCGGTGGGTTGCAACTCTCCAAAGACAATGCGAGTGCCTCGCCATTCTCATGTCATCCACCTTACCAACGAGAGACCACACGG CTATAACTCCTAGTGGGAGGAGGAGCATGTTGAAGCTGGCACAGCGAATGACTAACAACTTCTGTGCGGGCGTGTGTGCTTCGACAGTCCACAAATGGAACAAGCTGTGCACCGGGAATGTGGATGAAGACGTTCGTGTTATGACTAGGAAGAGCGTGGATGATCCCGGTGAGCCGCCCGGCATTGTGCTGAGCGCTGCCACCTCCGTCTGGCTGCCAATATCCCCAGGAAGGCTGTTCGATTTCCTCCGGGATGAACGGTTGAGGAGCGAGTGGGACATTCTCTCCAATGGCGGACCAATGCAGGAAATGGCACATATTGCCAAAGGCCAAGACCATGGCAACTGCGTCTCCCTCCTCCGTGCCAGT GCAATAAACGCGAACCAGAGCAGCATGCTGATCCTCCAGGAGACATGCATAGACGCGGCGGGGTCGCTGGTGGTGTACGCCCCCGTGGATATTCCGGCAATGCACGTGGTGATGAACGGTGGAGATTCCGCGTACGTTGCGCTTCTCCCTTCTGGCTTCGCCATCGTACCCGACGGTCCAGCCTGTCGCGGGCCCACCGCGGAGAACGCCGCGGTCCCGGAGCACCGACCCGCCGGCGGCTCGCTCTTGACGGTGGCGTTTCAGATCTTGGTCAACAGCCTCCCCACGGCCAAGTTAACGGTGGAATCGGTGGAGACGGTCAACAACCTTATATCCTGCACCGTTCAAAAAATCAAGGCCGCCCTTCACTGCGAGAGTTGA